From the Nostoc sp. PCC 7107 genome, the window TCTATAGACTGGAGAAATTTATTCATCTAGCTAAAGACTGACTAATAATATCTATGATGATTATGCCTTAAGGTAGAAGTATCTAAGGTTAAGAATTCGCTAACTAACTATTATCAACTCTGGCTGCAAAAACCAAAGTTCATTGCCAAAGCAGACCTCTTCTCATTCCCTCCTAGCTCAGGGGGGAATATCTTTCTGACTTATTAAGCAGGATAGAAGATTTAAGGGGTAATAATCTGCTAGGATAACCGAGGAAAATAAACCTCCTATTTAAAACGACTGAAACCCTTGCGAACAGCCAGTTATAAACTATAAATTAAGTTCAACACTAGTAATGACTAATCGCTAAAATACTTTGGTGATCAAATATTAGTTGTTTTTATTTAAAATTCTTCTGCCATCGGCATTTGACTTATAAAAAAAGTCTTTTGTTTTCATCATCACTTTGGTAGTAGAATGACGATGTTAAGTTTTATGTTTCCTTAATTCAAGGACATCAAAACGACTAAACACAAAACCTGTAATTTTCTAAGCTTCGGTAATAACTTTAGGCCGAGAAACAGTAAAGAGAGGATTTCATAAAATGACATTTACACAGCCCCCCTTACCCTTTGATTTTAATGCTCTAGAGGCGTATGGCATGAAAGGTGAGACTTTCGAGTATCACTATGGCAAGCATCACAAAGCTTATGTCGATAACCTCAACAAGCTAACTGAAAATACAGAACTTGCTGATAAGTCTCTAGAAGAAGTCATCCAAATCTCCTTTAAAGATTCCTCTAAAGCAGGTATCTTCAACAATGCGGCTCAAGTTTGGAACCACACCTTTTTTTGGAATAGCTTGAAGCCAGCAGGTGGCGGCGCACCCACTGGTGACGTTGCAGCCAGAATTGAAAAAGACTTTGGTAGCTTCGACAAATTTAAAGAAGAGTTCTCAAATGCTGCTGCTACTCAGTTTGGTAGTGGTTGGGCTTGGTTAATTGATGATGGTGGTACCCTGAAAGTAATTAAAACACCTAACGCCGAAAATCCCTTAGCCCACGGCAAAAAAGCATTGCTCACCCTTGATGTTTGGGAACACGCATATTACATCGACTTCCGCAATGCTCGTCCAGCATTCATCAAGAATTTCTTAGATCAGTTGGTTAACTGGGACTTCGTTGCAGAAAACCTGGCTAAAGCATAATATCTATTAGGCAGAAAGGAATCGCCAACTTCTGCCTAATTTCTCAAGTATAGATATTTAGTTGCTCTCCAAAATATTACCAACAGTCACGACTATCTATTCGTGGCTGTTTTTGCTTCAATTAAAAATCTTGTCAACACGGTAGTAGCGATCGCCGCTCTGAACTATCTTGAACATAGGGAGTCTGCTGTGAAGCCAGTCAATATTCTTTTTGCCTAAAAAAAACATAAAAATCAAAACATATATGGATAGCACACAACTAGCACAATACCTCGAAGCCACAGATAGCATCACCAAACCGTGGTTACTAGTACAACTACGCCTGAAAAAATTACAAGAACGCCGAGATACAATTTCTGAAGATACTTACGCTGATGAGTTAGCAGACATTCACCAAGATTTAATGAATTTGGGTGAATGGTGGCGAAGCATAGAAGATCAGGTCTTTTAATGAGGTAATATCAATAGTCTATTGACCAGAAATAGATGAAGGCTGAAGGATGTAGCCCCTTTGGGAAGCAGAAAATTTCATACTTCATACTTCAGACTTCACACTTCATACTTCAGTTTGACTAACTCTTATGGATTATCGGGATGCAGGGGTTGATGTTGAGGCTGGTAGAGCCTTTGTCGATCAAATTCGCAATTTGGTTCATAGCACCTTTAGGCCAGAAGTACTCGGCGGATTAGGTGGTTTTGGCGGTTGCTTTCAACTACCAACGGGTTACAAGGAACCTGTACTGGTTTCGGGAACAGATGGTGTAGGTACAAAGCTAAAAATTGCCCAAATTCTCAATCGTCACGATAGTGTGGGGATTGATTTAGTAGCCATGTGCGTCAATGACGTGCTGACATCTGGTGCAGAACCCCTGTTTTTTTTAGATTATGTCGCCACAGGTAAGTTAGATAAAGAGCAGTTAACACAGGTAGTCGCAGGGATAGCTACTGGCTGTAAATTAGCTGGTTGTGCCTTATTAGGCGGAGAAACGGCGGAAATGCCCGGTTTTTACCAAGTTGGAGAATATGACTTGGCTGGGTTTTGCGTGGGAATTGTCGAAAAAAGCCAGATGTTGGATAGTTCTCAGGTACAAGTGGGAGATGTAGCGATCGCACTTGCTAGTACTGGTGTACACAGTAATGGTATCAGCTTAGTCCGTAAGATTGTCAGTGATGGGGGTTTTGCTTGGAGCGACAGCCCAGATTTATTAGGTGGCGCAACTATTGGTGAAGCTTTTCTCCAACCCACCCGCATTTATGTCAAACCAGTTCTCGCAGCCCGTCAAGCTGGTATAGAAATTCATGGAATGGCGCATATTACAGGTGGCGGTTTACCAGAAAATTTACCCAGATGTTTAGGTAAAAATCAAAGTATTAGAATTAACCCTAAAAGTTGGCAAATTCCTGCAACATTTCAATGGTTAGCAGAAGTCGGTGCAGTGAGCGACGAAGCAATGTTTAATACATTCAATATGGGGATTGGATTTGTGCTGTTAATACCGTCACAGCAAGTAGAACAAACAATTTCCTTTTTTGCATCACAAAATATTCCCGCCTTTGCAATTGGTGAGGTAATTTCTGGTGCAGGTACACTGGAGGGATTATTTAGTTAAACGTAGGGTGTAGGGAATAGGGAAGAGAGGTTTTTTTACTTGTGGTATAGTTAAATATTCTGAGTTAGTAACTGAAAAAAATTTCTGATTTGTTGAATTAACAATACTATTACCTATTCCCTAGAAGCTCATGCCAAAAATTTGTATCAGTATTTACTTGAATATTTGAGAAAAATTTTTGACTTGCGCTTATTAAAGCAATCGAAAATACTCATGGCCATTATCATTGAGATTTGCTAACGTAGTCTTAACATATTGAAAAATTTAGCTGAGTAAGCTAATTAAATACCTACTAGCACCGATGATACGTGCTGGTTCTTTCTTATCTATAGGTGTGGCGTTTTGGTGTGTGAATAACTGCGTATATTTGTGCAGAGGGTATTATGGTTATGAATTGTACGCGGACATCGACTTCTTGCGAACTTTTAAAACAAGTATTCCAGAAGATTGATGCCCAAAGCTGTCCGAAAGTATTTAATTTTCACATGCACACCGTCCATTCAGACGGTAGGTTACAGCCTAGTGCATTGATGGAACAAGCGATCGCTATTGGCTTAGAAGGATTAGCAATCACTGACCATCATAATATTGGTGGCTATTTAGCAGCGCAAGCTTGGTTAGAAGACTGGAAGTGGAAAAATCCTCACAGTAACATTCCTTATTTATGGAGTGGTACAGAAATCAATGCTAACCTCTTGGATAATGAGGTTCACATTTTGGCTTACGCCTTTGAGGCAAATCACTCTAGTATTAAACCTTACTTGCAAAAAAGCGCTGTCACAGGTAGAGAATATCAAGCAGTTAACGTGATTGCGGCTATTCATGAAGCTGGTGGACTAGCAGTTTTGGCGCATCCCGCGCGTTACAGGCGATCGCATTTTGATTTAATTGCGGCTGCGGCTGAACAGGGTATTGATGGTGTGGAAACTTTCTACGCTTATAATAACCCCAGTCCTTGGAAACCAAGTCCAACAGAATCACAGCAAGTACAACAGTTGGCTAGTGAATATGGCTTGTTCAATACCTGTGGTACTGATACTCATGGTTTAAATTTGCTCCAGCGATTGTAAAATGTATATTTAATTTTGTTCACTACTCCTGGTTCAAGCAGCCAGGGGGTTACTCCACAACAAAATTTGCCAGGCAAGCCTCTACATTTGTGCTTAATTTTAACTAATACAATGCACTAAATTAATCCGGTTATGTCAATACATATACTCAATAGCTTCAGATCCCCGACTTTTTAGAAAAGTCGGGGATCTTGTTGTATAGAGACTGTAGCAACACATACATTATTTTAACTCCATTACAATATATAGTTCGAGAAAACATACATCTACATATTTAGAAAACATCTATCCTAAGATACAATTAATTTCATTTAATCAATGAAAATTCTTGGAAAGCCCCAACTATCAATCACCAGATTTCTCATTGTTCTGAGGTAAAAAATTCTTTGTATGACTACAGTGAATTTACATAGCAAATCAGTCTTAAGTATTGCATAAGTCTGAGAAATTCTGACTCACTACGTACTAGTCCCATAGTTTTTCCTCAACACAATCACCACTTCCGAATCAGAAGCTAAAGGATGAGACACTGGATCGCAAAATTAGCAATCTGTACAATATTGCTATACATTTTTTTTCTAAATAATAGTTGGGCAAGTGCAAATCAACTGACAGAACCTGATGTTCAGCAGTTAAACCCAATCCCGGTAGTGGAAAACTTAGCAGTTGCTAATAATTTTGGAGAGGCTAAAAAAGAGGAATTGCGGCGATTTCGTGAAATAGTCAAAGAGGTAATTAAACAAGAAGGACTATTCACACTTTATAGTAACGAAGAATCTGGCAAAGTTTATTTAGAAATAAAACCAGAACAGCTAAATAAAAGTTATCTTGCTACAGTTACTTTAGAATCTGGTTTGGGTGAAAATGGGATTTATAGCGGATTACCTTTAGCCGATTTTCTCTTCTATTTTCGCCGTGTAAATAACAATTTGCATTTTGTGATTCAGAACGTCAAATTTCGGATAAAACCAGGGGAAGCAGAAGCGCGATCGCTGGCTCGTTCATTTAGTGATTCGGTGCTTTATGCTGTAGGGATAGATAGTATTGATCCACGTAGTAAAAATATTCTTATTAACCTAGAAGAACTGCTAATGCAGGATTTTTCGGGGTTAACTCCTTTATTAAAATACTCATTACAGGCAGATTACCGCTTAGAAAGTAGTAAATCTTATTTTGGCAATGTTAACAGCTTTCCGCAAAACGTAGAGATTGATGCAAATTATGGTTTCTCTTCACCAGAAGGCGCAAATCTCATTACATTACCTGATAGTCGCGCCCTTAGCCTGAAGGTGCATTATAGTTTTTCACAATTGCAAGAAAGCAACGGTTATATTCCCAGAATTGCTGATGACAGAGTAGGATATTTTATTACTGCTTTTCAAGATTTTTCTAAAGATAATATACAAGAACCATTTGTCCGTTATATTAATCGTTGGCATTTAGAACCATCGGAACCTAACGCCCCTTTATCGCCACCGAAACAGCCGATTGTGTTTTGGATTGAAAATGCTGTGCCACCTGAATACAGAGAAGCTATGCGGGAAGGTGTTTTGATGTGGAATCAAGCATTTGCCAAAGCCGGATTTCAAAATGCCATTGAAGTGCGACAAATGCCCGATGATGCTGATTGGCATCCCGCAGATGTGCGCTACAACACTATTCGCTGGTTCAATTCTTTAGATGCTGGTTTTGCTAGAGCGCCAATGCGGGTTAACCCACTGACTGGCGAAATCTTAGACGCAGATATTATTGTTGATGCCAATATGGTGCGCTCAATTCAGCAAGAATATCATGCGCTGATTGAAGCTTCATCAATGTGTCAGGAGGCAGGAGTTGAGAGGCAGGGGGCAGGAAGTTTTTTACCCTACACCCATTTACAAGCCATATCTAGTTCTGATACTTGTTACGGCGCAGAATCTACAGAGCAAGTTGCGATGGGGGCTTTAGCATTATCACTGCTGCAAAATACTAAACCCAATAGTGAAACGATGAAGGAGTATGTGCATCAATATTTGCGTTCTGTAATTGCCCACGAAGTTGGACATACTCTCGGTTTGCGGCACAATTTTCATGGCAGCACGATGTTAGCGCCGCAAGAATTAAATAACACTGAAATCACCCATACCAAAGGTTTAGCGGGTTCGGTGATGGATTATTTACCTGTGAATATTGCACCCCAAGGAGTGCCGCAAGGTGAGTATTTTCCTAGTGTTATTGGCCCTTATGATGAATGGGCAATTGAATATGGTTACAAAAAAAATCCTGATGTAGCCGGTGAGGGAGTCACGCCGGAAGCAGAAAAAAGCTTTTTAGAAGAAATTGCTTTAGCATCGCCGCAACCAGAATTATCTTATGCAACTGATGAAGATACCCACGACATCAACCCGTTAGCAAATCTCTGGGATATGAGTAGCGATGTTCTGGTATATTCCCAATGGCAAATGGATAACGCCCGCGTGATGTGGCAACGTTTGGATGAGGATTATTTACCCAAGGGAGAAAGCTATAGTAGCTTACGCAGTTTATTTAATAGAGTGCTGAGATACTATTTTCGCAATGCCAGCTTACTTTCTCAATATATTGGTGGGCAATCATTTCAGCGGCTTCATGTTGGTGATGATAATTCTTGGGCTTTTGTACCGGTTTCACTATTGCAACAACGTCAAGCATTAGTAAAGCTGCAAGAATATGTTTTTGCTGAAGATGCTTTTAGTTTCTCACCACAATTGCTAAATCAACTTGCACCGTCGCGCTGGCAACATTGGGGTAGTCCGATACTGCACAGCCGTCTTGATTATCCCATTCACGATCGCATTCTCTCTTTCCAAAGTGCCATATTACGATCGCTGTTAGATAGCGATCGCTTAAATCGTCTGCGAGATGTAGAATTAAAAACTCAGCCTGGGCAAGCACTTTCTCTGCCAGAGTTATTTGACACCTTGCAAACAGGCATTTGGACAGAAGTTTTCACCCCAGCACAACCAACATCAATTTCTAGTATTCGCCGTTCCCTGCAACGAGAACATCTCAATATTTTGCTAGAGATGGTGTTGAATACTAATGATCAACTAGAAGAGGGGCGAACACTAGCTTGGTACGAATTGCGGCAGTTGCAAACAGCAATTAACACCAAGCTGCAACAATTCGGCACAGCATTAGATGTTTACACAATAGCTCATTTAGAATTTGCTGGCGATCGCATTACGAAGGCGTTAAACGCGCAGTTGGTTTCTCGGTAGAAGGCAGGGGGCAGAGGGCAGGAGGCAGGAGGAAGAAAGTCTTTTCCCTACGCCCCATTCTCTACTCGCTACTCAGCACTTTTTCACTCAATTTCGCTTGAATATCCGCCCACTTCACCCCAGCTAGGCTAGGTAATACAACATCTGCTGCACCAACCCGTTCAACTGGCCCTAGTCCTACTGTCCACATATCCCCGGCTAAAGCTGCTTCCACTCCGGCTGCGGCATCTTCGACGACTACACATTGTTTTGGTTGCAGTCCGAGTTCTTTGGCGGCGTATAAAAATAAATCTGGTGCAGGTTTGGGTTTTTGCACACTGTAACCATCAGCGATCGCATCTACTTTATCAGCAATCCCCAATAACTCAACTACAGTATGAGCATTTTTGCTGGCTGAACCAATAGCTGTTTTAATTCCTGCTTGGCGTAATTCATCCAAAAGTGCGATCGCGCCTGGTAATAAATCTTTCGGTGTGACATGATGAATCAGTTCTACATAGTAGCCATTTTTACGCTCCATCATTTCTTGGATTTGCGCTTCGGAATATTTGCGATCGCCAATAATTAACATTAAAGATTCCCGCCGAGATACACCCCGCAAGGCTTCATTAGCTGCACGGCTAAAAGGAATACCTTCTTCATCAGCTAACCTTTGCCAAGCTTGATAATGGTATTCGGCTGTATCTGTTAGTACACCATCAAGGTCAAAAATTACTCCGCGAATATCGGTCATTCTCTCTTGTCCCCCTTGTGGTTGCAAATCAAATTCATGCCATTCCCCGCGCCAGTGGAGTTTAAATTTCAGTCGCGTCCAGTGAGAAGGTAGATGCGGGTTGGCGACGGGGCCATTTTCTGTTAACTGAATTCCACCAAAGCCAAAAACTACTGCTTGCCATACACCGCCAGCACTCGCGCCATGAATTCCGTCGTTGGTGTTCCCTCGGCTGTCTTCTAAATCAACCATTGCGGCTTGCATAAAGCGTTTGTAGGCTCTAACCGATTCCCCCACATCGGAGGCTAGAATAGAGTGAATTGCTGGGCCGAGAGACGAACCGTAAGTAATATCGGTGCGTGGTGCGTAATAGTCCCAATTTGCTTGTAAGGATTTGGGGTTATAGGGAAAATCCGCCGATTCCCGCATTAAATACAGCAGCATCAATACATCTGGCTGCTTTAAAACTTGCCGCTTGTTACCTTCTTCAATCCCTAAAATTGCTTGGATGGAACGCTGACGGGGTTCGTATTCGTCTAAGTTAATGTCTTGGAGTTGGAAAAATCCCTCAAACTGCTCAATTAATCCGGTTTCGGGGTCGTAGGGAATCCAGATTTTAGCAATGATATCTTGCCAATGCGATCGCACTTCGGCTGTCAGTTGCAGTTGTTTTGCTAATTCTGCCGCCAGTTCGGGGAAATTTTGCCGCAGCCAATCATCAATAAATATTGCTTTTTCTAAATGCCATTGCACCATCCGGTTGGTGAAGGTGTTATTGTGAACCAATTCGTGATACTCGTCGGCTCCAATCACTGCGCGAATTTCGTAGCGTTGTTGTTCTGAATTATACTCAACTCGGCTTCCCCAAAAGATTGCTGTATCTAAAACAATCTCTGCACCGTAGTCTCGCAGCCACTCATCATCACCCGTGGCTAACCAGTAATACCAAACAGCGTAGGCAATATCTGCACTAATATGAATTTCGCGATCGCGGCACCAAATACGTACATCTTCACCATAAAAATCATTGGGAAGCGACCATCTTGGTGTAACTTCATCGCCAGTATCAGCGCTTTCCCAGGCGTACATTGCGCCTTTGTAGCCAGAATGCAAGGCTTTGCGTCTAGCTCCTGGTAAAGTGTGATAGCGGTAAGTTAGTAAGTTACGTGCGATCGCTGGTTGGGTAAATGTAAAAAATGGCAGAATAAAAATTTCTGTATCCCAAAAAACATGGCCGCGATAGCCAAACCCAGAAAGAGTTTTGGCGGGAATACTCACTTTATCGTCATAGCGAGGCGCAGCAATTAACAGTTGAAAAATATTGTAGCGAATAGCAAAAGCCGCTGTATTATCGCCTTCTAGCAAAATATCACTCTGCTGCCAAACTGCATCCCAAGCTTGCGTATGTGTATTGCGTAGGGTTTCGTAGTCGGAAATTTCAGCCAGTTTTTCCTGTGCTGCTTTGATTGGTGTCTCAATTTCCCGTGAAGTAAACACTGTAACGAATTTTTCTACTGTCACAGTTTGCTGTGATTTGGTGAGAAAGGTTGCATTTAAGGAAGGATAACCAGGCGCAGTATTAACTTGGATGGATGATTCCGTCCCTAATACGGTCATCTTAGCTGCCATACCAATCGTAATTCGAGAACCACGAGTCCGACTCTGAAACCAAATACCATGTTCAGTTTTACCTTGGTCTAAATCTACCCAATGGTTGAATCCTTGATTTTCAGGATAACCATTGATGCTACCTTGCACTTCAATCAATCCGTCAAAATCTAACGGCGTTAACTCACAGCGTTGACACAAAATATGCTGATCTGCCAAACTAGCAAAACGTTGAAAGCGAATATCTATAGTTTTCCCAGTGGGAGTGCGCCAACGTAAAGAACGGTTAAGGAGACCGTGGCGCACATCTAGCACTCGCTCATAATGGGTAATTTCGCCTTCGTTGAGACGGAAGCGATCGCCATCAATAGTTACTACCATTGGTAGCCAATCGGGACAGTTAGCGAGTTCTGTATACACCACAGGGACATCATCATAGACACCGTGGATAAAAGTTGCTGGTAATTCACGCGGATAGTCTCTTTCAAAACTACCGCGTGTGCCTAAATAGCCGTTGCCAATTGTGAAAATAGTTTCTCTAGAATGTATCTGATCGGGGTCAAACTGGGTTTCAGTTAACGTCCAGTCTGTATAGATAAAATTATCAGTAATACTTTTTGTATTCATTGTTAAGCTAAATTCCAAATGCGAGGTTTAGTTTTGGATTTAGATAGTTAAAAAATTGGTTACTTTTATTTAATGTATATGTTGTTCTAAAATCTTTTCTGCTCTCGGTTTAAAGATGAGATGAAACAAGCTTTCCATATAGCGATCGCGTGCTTCGTTATTTTCTGGCGAGACAAAGTTCCAGAAGCTAAACATTTTCGCCATTAATAATAATTGACTGGTGTGTGATGACCAATTATATTTATTAATAATTCGCTGGCTCATCCATTCCGAAACTTCCTGCCAATGTTGGGGATGATTTTCACATTCATCCAGGAAGCTGATAATTTTCTGTGCTGTACCTCCTAAATCAGTGGGGTTAATAATAAAGCCATCTTCTTGATTTTCAATAATTTCTAAAGCACCACCAAACTGAGTCGCAAAAGTTGGTAAACCAGAAATCATCGCTTCTAAAATGCTTCTACCAAAAGACTCAAACCGCGCAAAATGCACATAAATTCCTTGGCGATCGGCTATTACACGATAGGCTTCGCCTATATCAACGCCAGTCAGACGCATTCCCACCCAGCGAAGATGATTGTGGAGATGATGCTGATTAATAATGTCATGCAGCCGTTGAATTTCTGCCGCTTCTTCTAAATTAGCCGCTTCTTCTGGATGCAATTTACTTGTTAAGATAATTAAATTACATCGCTTTTGTAATTCTTCACTTTGAGCAAAACATTCGACTAATCCAGTCAAGTTTTTAATCGATGATAGAGTAGCTACAGCAAATATAGGTTGTTTATTAGGTTCATCCAAAACGCCTACAATTTGCAAATCTTGACGGTTAAATATTAAGTCTTCAACCTGTTTGCTTTGATGAAAATTCCTATTTTCTTTTTGGGTGTAGGGAAAGAAGATTTTTTGATTGACTCCCGGCGGTACTAAGTTAAATTTAGGACTGAATAAGTCAATTCCATCAACTACATGATATAGTTCAGGCATTGTAAAACATTTATATGATTCATATTGTCCCATCCCGTCAGGTGTACCGACAATTTCTTGATAGGATGAGGTAATAATAAAATCAGCGGCGTTCATACTAATTAAATCAGCCGTAAATTGTGCAGAAAAATGATATTGGTCTTCTAGGTTATGCCAATATAAATTACTAAAGAGATATTTGGGCTTTTCTAAAGAATGAGCAATATTGCATTGAGTAACTTTGAGACGGTGAGATAAAAGT encodes:
- a CDS encoding zinc-dependent metalloprotease, encoding MRHWIAKLAICTILLYIFFLNNSWASANQLTEPDVQQLNPIPVVENLAVANNFGEAKKEELRRFREIVKEVIKQEGLFTLYSNEESGKVYLEIKPEQLNKSYLATVTLESGLGENGIYSGLPLADFLFYFRRVNNNLHFVIQNVKFRIKPGEAEARSLARSFSDSVLYAVGIDSIDPRSKNILINLEELLMQDFSGLTPLLKYSLQADYRLESSKSYFGNVNSFPQNVEIDANYGFSSPEGANLITLPDSRALSLKVHYSFSQLQESNGYIPRIADDRVGYFITAFQDFSKDNIQEPFVRYINRWHLEPSEPNAPLSPPKQPIVFWIENAVPPEYREAMREGVLMWNQAFAKAGFQNAIEVRQMPDDADWHPADVRYNTIRWFNSLDAGFARAPMRVNPLTGEILDADIIVDANMVRSIQQEYHALIEASSMCQEAGVERQGAGSFLPYTHLQAISSSDTCYGAESTEQVAMGALALSLLQNTKPNSETMKEYVHQYLRSVIAHEVGHTLGLRHNFHGSTMLAPQELNNTEITHTKGLAGSVMDYLPVNIAPQGVPQGEYFPSVIGPYDEWAIEYGYKKNPDVAGEGVTPEAEKSFLEEIALASPQPELSYATDEDTHDINPLANLWDMSSDVLVYSQWQMDNARVMWQRLDEDYLPKGESYSSLRSLFNRVLRYYFRNASLLSQYIGGQSFQRLHVGDDNSWAFVPVSLLQQRQALVKLQEYVFAEDAFSFSPQLLNQLAPSRWQHWGSPILHSRLDYPIHDRILSFQSAILRSLLDSDRLNRLRDVELKTQPGQALSLPELFDTLQTGIWTEVFTPAQPTSISSIRRSLQREHLNILLEMVLNTNDQLEEGRTLAWYELRQLQTAINTKLQQFGTALDVYTIAHLEFAGDRITKALNAQLVSR
- the pgmB gene encoding beta-phosphoglucomutase, whose product is MNTKSITDNFIYTDWTLTETQFDPDQIHSRETIFTIGNGYLGTRGSFERDYPRELPATFIHGVYDDVPVVYTELANCPDWLPMVVTIDGDRFRLNEGEITHYERVLDVRHGLLNRSLRWRTPTGKTIDIRFQRFASLADQHILCQRCELTPLDFDGLIEVQGSINGYPENQGFNHWVDLDQGKTEHGIWFQSRTRGSRITIGMAAKMTVLGTESSIQVNTAPGYPSLNATFLTKSQQTVTVEKFVTVFTSREIETPIKAAQEKLAEISDYETLRNTHTQAWDAVWQQSDILLEGDNTAAFAIRYNIFQLLIAAPRYDDKVSIPAKTLSGFGYRGHVFWDTEIFILPFFTFTQPAIARNLLTYRYHTLPGARRKALHSGYKGAMYAWESADTGDEVTPRWSLPNDFYGEDVRIWCRDREIHISADIAYAVWYYWLATGDDEWLRDYGAEIVLDTAIFWGSRVEYNSEQQRYEIRAVIGADEYHELVHNNTFTNRMVQWHLEKAIFIDDWLRQNFPELAAELAKQLQLTAEVRSHWQDIIAKIWIPYDPETGLIEQFEGFFQLQDINLDEYEPRQRSIQAILGIEEGNKRQVLKQPDVLMLLYLMRESADFPYNPKSLQANWDYYAPRTDITYGSSLGPAIHSILASDVGESVRAYKRFMQAAMVDLEDSRGNTNDGIHGASAGGVWQAVVFGFGGIQLTENGPVANPHLPSHWTRLKFKLHWRGEWHEFDLQPQGGQERMTDIRGVIFDLDGVLTDTAEYHYQAWQRLADEEGIPFSRAANEALRGVSRRESLMLIIGDRKYSEAQIQEMMERKNGYYVELIHHVTPKDLLPGAIALLDELRQAGIKTAIGSASKNAHTVVELLGIADKVDAIADGYSVQKPKPAPDLFLYAAKELGLQPKQCVVVEDAAAGVEAALAGDMWTVGLGPVERVGAADVVLPSLAGVKWADIQAKLSEKVLSSE
- a CDS encoding superoxide dismutase is translated as MTFTQPPLPFDFNALEAYGMKGETFEYHYGKHHKAYVDNLNKLTENTELADKSLEEVIQISFKDSSKAGIFNNAAQVWNHTFFWNSLKPAGGGAPTGDVAARIEKDFGSFDKFKEEFSNAAATQFGSGWAWLIDDGGTLKVIKTPNAENPLAHGKKALLTLDVWEHAYYIDFRNARPAFIKNFLDQLVNWDFVAENLAKA
- the purM gene encoding phosphoribosylformylglycinamidine cyclo-ligase; this encodes MDYRDAGVDVEAGRAFVDQIRNLVHSTFRPEVLGGLGGFGGCFQLPTGYKEPVLVSGTDGVGTKLKIAQILNRHDSVGIDLVAMCVNDVLTSGAEPLFFLDYVATGKLDKEQLTQVVAGIATGCKLAGCALLGGETAEMPGFYQVGEYDLAGFCVGIVEKSQMLDSSQVQVGDVAIALASTGVHSNGISLVRKIVSDGGFAWSDSPDLLGGATIGEAFLQPTRIYVKPVLAARQAGIEIHGMAHITGGGLPENLPRCLGKNQSIRINPKSWQIPATFQWLAEVGAVSDEAMFNTFNMGIGFVLLIPSQQVEQTISFFASQNIPAFAIGEVISGAGTLEGLFS
- a CDS encoding PHP domain-containing protein, with product MVMNCTRTSTSCELLKQVFQKIDAQSCPKVFNFHMHTVHSDGRLQPSALMEQAIAIGLEGLAITDHHNIGGYLAAQAWLEDWKWKNPHSNIPYLWSGTEINANLLDNEVHILAYAFEANHSSIKPYLQKSAVTGREYQAVNVIAAIHEAGGLAVLAHPARYRRSHFDLIAAAAEQGIDGVETFYAYNNPSPWKPSPTESQQVQQLASEYGLFNTCGTDTHGLNLLQRL